A stretch of the Papaver somniferum cultivar HN1 chromosome 6, ASM357369v1, whole genome shotgun sequence genome encodes the following:
- the LOC113288518 gene encoding magnesium transporter MRS2-3-like, with protein MRGTRPPTKSGFSTLEDETETPVRPPPLGPAGVGANRKKAVIGVRTWLILDSTGHAQSVEVGKHSIMRKTGLPARDLRILDPLLSYPSTVLGREKAIVINLEHIKAIITAHEVLLLNPKDPAVMPFVEEIQHRLLRLYQATKSQEGRASGDEEEWAGLYDLEETRSRSMSPSNYSGRFWPVHDTEEGGKMDGKSGLEIREKPKVLPFEFVALEACLEAACSCLDNEARTLEQEAHPALDKLTTKISTLNLERVRQIKSRLVAITGRVQKVRDELEHLLDDDGDMAEMYLTEKIVKQHADEDSYEGEDIYDRGLQPDMGDRIPAEISLEGNDVPASYEGDLQNPDTHEDLFGMHRAFSRGSHGTHTSTTYSGMSKQFDVEELEMLLEAYFVQIDGTLNKLSTLREYVDDTEDYINIMLDDKQNHLLQMGVVLTTATLVISAFVVVVGIFGMNITIDLFDDKKAGMTEFIWTVGGGATGTIFLYVVAMAWCKHKRLLE; from the exons ATGAGAGGAACTCGTCCACCAACGAAATCAGGGTTTTCTACACTCGAAGATGAGACAGAAACACCAGTTCGACCACCACCACTCGGTCCTGCCGGTGTTGGTGCGAACAGGAAGAAAGCAGTGATAGGTGTTAGAACATGGTTAATTCTTGATTCAACAGGTCATGCTCAATCAGTTGAAGTTGGGAAACATTCAATTATGCGTAAAACTGGTTTACCAGCTAGAGATTTAAGAATTCTTGATCCATTATTATCATATCCATCAACTGTATTAGGTCGTGAGAAGGCAATTGTTATTAATCTTGAACATATTAAAGCTATTATCACTGCACACGAAGTTCTTCTTTTGAATCCCAAAGATCCTGCTGTGATGCCATTTGTTGAAGAGATTCAACATCGTTTGTTGCGACTTTATCAAGCTACTAAGAGCCAG GAAGGTAGGGCTAGTGGGGATGAAGAAGAATGGGCAGGTTTGTATGATTTGGAGGAGACACGGTCTAGGTCAATGAGTCCATCTAACTATTCGGGGAGATTTTGGCCAGTTCATGATACTGAGGAAGGAGGTAAGATGGATGGCAAGTCTGGGTTGGAGATTAGGGAGAAACCGAAGGTCCTTCCCTTTGAATTCGTCGCGCTAGAAGCTTGTTTAGAGGCAGCTTGTAGCTGCTTAGATAATGAA GCAAGGACGCTGGAGCAAGAAGCTCACCCGGCTTTGGATAAGCTGACAACTAAGATTAGTACTCTCAATTTGGAACGAGTCCGGCAAATTAAGAGTCGATTAGTTGCAATCACTGGGCGTGTTCAAAAG GTGAGGGACGAACTTGAACATCTGCTGGACGATGATGGAGATATGGCTGAGATGTATCTGACAGAGAAGATAGTGAAACAACACGCGGACGAGGATTCTTATGAAGGAGAGGACATATATGACAGAGGTCTTCAACCAGACATGGGTGACAG AATTCCAGCTGAAATATCTTTAGAGGGAAATGATGTTCCAGCTAGTTATGAAGGGGATCTCCAGAATCCTGACACACATGAGGATTTATTTGGTATGCATAGAGCGTTTAGTAGAGGCAGTCATGGAACCCACACTAGCACCACATACAGTGGGATGAGCAAACAGTTCGATGTTGAGGAGCTTGAAATGCTCTTGGAGGCATACTTTGTGCAGATTGATGGTACACTGAACAAATTATCCACG CTAAGGGAATATGTTGATGACACGGAGGACTATATTAATATCATGCTGGACGACAAACAAAATCATCTCTTACAGATGGGGGTTGTTTTGACCACAGCTACTCTCGTGATTAGTGCATTTGTCGTGGTGGTTGGTATTTTTGGAATGAATATCACTATTGATTTGTTCGATGATAAAAAAGCTGGAATGACCGAATTCATCTGGACTGTTGGTGGTGGTGCAACTGGTACTATATTCCTTTATGTGGTTGCCATGGCATGGTGCAAACACAAACGACTGCTGGAGTGA
- the LOC113288520 gene encoding uncharacterized protein LOC113288520, which translates to MASVTTVNEKLVTGSCVLAVYGDRKRRTTRVNSVHGKGEFGRRGFFLSAAFASSPAVASELNDSKSALIQKYLKKSEENKAKNDKERLDGYYRRNYKDYFEFMEGAFENKELTEAEQGILDWLKANR; encoded by the exons ATGGCATCTGTTACTACTGTAAATGAGAAGCTGGTGACAGGGTCATGTGTATTAGCTGTGTATGGAGATCGAAAACGAAGAACAACGAGAGTCAACTCAGTCCATGGTAAAGGAGAATTCGGAAGAAGAGGCTTCTTTTTATCAGCTGCTTTTGCATCATCTCCAGCAGTTGCATCTGAACTCAATGATTCTAAGAGTGCTCTTATTCAGA AGTATCTGAAGAAGTCCGAGGAAAATAAAGCCAAAAATGACAAAGAG AGACTGGATGGTTATTACAGACGCAATTACAAGGATTACTTTGAATTCATGGAAGGGGCATTTGAGAATAAAGAGCTCACTGAAGCAGAGCAGGGTATTCTTGATTGGCTCAAGGCTAACAGATAA